The DNA sequence CTGCTCGATGAAGTCCTTGAACCTCCGCAGGTCCCCCTTCACCCGCCGGTCGAGCGTCCCGGTCATGTCCGCGGCCTTCTCGGCCATACCGGTCGGCTCGAAGACCATGGCCAGGTTGACCCGGGTGTGGTCCTCGTCAACGGACTCGAAGGTCACCAGACCCTGCTGCTGTACGTCACCGGAGGTGGTCCGCCATGCGATGCGCTCGTCGGGGAGCTGATCCACGATCTCGGTGTCGAACTCCCGGCGCACACCCGCGATGGAGGTCGCCCAGTGGTTGTGGCGGTCGTCCACCTGGGTGACCTGGTCCACGCCTTCCATGAACCTCGGGAACTC is a window from the Streptomyces luomodiensis genome containing:
- a CDS encoding SRPBCC family protein; this translates as MSTVRESVEVRVPLHTAYDQWTQFTEFPRFMEGVDQVTQVDDRHNHWATSIAGVRREFDTEIVDQLPDERIAWRTTSGDVQQQGLVTFESVDEDHTRVNLAMVFEPTGMAEKAADMTGTLDRRVKGDLRRFKDFIEQRGEAEGGWRGRISPG